Within the Verrucomicrobiota bacterium genome, the region TTGAGAAAATTCAGCCGCTTTCAACAAACAACTCGCGTAACGATTCGCCTGTTTCCCCGAAGCAAGCACTGTTTCGTCACAGGCTTTTTCCGTTTCCAGAGTTAGTCGTTTTCGAATAAACCACACCAATGGATGAAACCAGAACACAGCCGTGACGAAATCTGTAAGAAGCCGCCACAGGTTGTCTCGCCTCATCCAATGGGCAATTTCATGTTGATACGCGGAAACGAGCTCATCTTCATCGAGCGTTTCAAGAAACGCGCGTTTCGCGATTATTCTGGGTCGAAATAGTCCATACAAAGCAATCGAAGGTCCTTTGCTTACAAGTATTCCCGGCAGGGAACCTTCCGCACAGCCCATACTGGCAAGCGTGTTGTTCAACAATGCTTCATCAGTTGCTGAAAAAAGGGAGCAGTTAGTTTGAATAGTACGGTGAACGCGGATGCCAGTAATCGAAGCCAAAACAAATAAACAACAACATCCTGCCAACCATAAATAAACAGGATAGGCGAAGAAGGATTGTTCTGTGGTATACTGAACGGCCGAAATAACCGGCTGGGCGGTGATCAAAAATCCTGAGAGCAATTCTCCACTTCTTTCGACCGTGAACCAGGAAGCAAACAACGTGGTTGGAATGAGAAACTTCAACAAGCTGAGTCGATAAATCCAGCACCGTACACGGGAATCTTTGATACGCAGTAAGTAGACAATTCCGAGAAAGAGGACCGCCCAATCGGTCGATTCAATCAGGTGAAGAACGACTAGTAC harbors:
- a CDS encoding M56 family metallopeptidase — encoded protein: VLVVLHLIESTDWAVLFLGIVYLLRIKDSRVRCWIYRLSLLKFLIPTTLFASWFTVERSGELLSGFLITAQPVISAVQYTTEQSFFAYPVYLWLAGCCCLFVLASITGIRVHRTIQTNCSLFSATDEALLNNTLASMGCAEGSLPGILVSKGPSIALYGLFRPRIIAKRAFLETLDEDELVSAYQHEIAHWMRRDNLWRLLTDFVTAVFWFHPLVWFIRKRLTLETEKACDETVLASGKQANRYASCLLKAAEFSQEENYFGAIALSETSLKQRVSHVIHYKKERVSIMKKSAIILTCLSLFGWSLVAFAETSQNDANRIYEISELDKAPVPLVRVAPVYPPELKKERIQGSVNVVFIVSELGNVDSMSIEKSSNAEFNESALTGVAQWKFEPGLKEGEPVKTRVRLPLSFALREPKEKE